GTATTGAAGGCAGTTTAAATGGGGTTTAGAATCATCAAGGTATTCGATGACTTCATAAATCAAGCGTTTGCTGAAAATATTAACAATCGAGGTagaaataaaaaaatattgaGAACTCCTCATAGGGGGCTCGAACCCCTGACATTTCGGTATCCTTGGTTTAAGCGATGCTTAAAAGCCGAACGCTCTACCAACTGAGCTAACAAGGATGAGTTCTCGAAAGTATCAAAGATATGAACACACTATACCACGGAGGGCATGAATTATTCTTATTCATGACATTCGGACTTGAATTGTTTGTACTGCTGAGATCAATTGGTAAAAAATAGAATCCCTTGGAGTACGGCAATGTCAAAATCGTACCTTATTCCTTTTTCAGTGACGCGAACTTTGAATTCCATCGATAGAATGAACCTCATATTTTACTGGGAAGTCACTAACACAGCTCACAAAGATAACCTTTACGCATGATGCAACGATTATTCTGTTAGTTTTAGTGAGATTTCATAGTGATTGTTGGTTCATCTTAGCCATATGTAGTCATGTGACATCAATTCCACAATACGCCGTTTTAGGTAACTTGTAAATAAAGATGCAAAAGCGGCAAGAGATCGAAACGAAGCTGGATGAGCAGGCTCCAGTAAACTAGTTTAAAGTTGAAACTTCCAGATTTATAGGCTTTAACAGTGAGTAGACTCCGAACATGCCACAGGGGCCCATCGATTATAGTCCAATGATGGCTTCAATATCTacttctccttcttcattggAAGTTATGAAAATTTCGAGCTACAATAATGGATCTCCAACTACTACAGTGACAACTTCGACGAATAATTTGGCTTCGCTTTTACGAACTCCTTCTGCGATGAAGCGGAGTGATCGAACGTatgattcaaagaattgtaTGAAACTAACGCCTGTGAATTTAAAGTGCTTGGTGTCACCAATACGGCATTCATCGCAAGCTGAGGAAAACGTTACTCGCCAGAGTTTCATGCATGATGATGTCTATAAGGAGAATTTCACGATCATTTCTAaacagcttgaaaaattactCGAGGATTTAAACGTTATTTTCAACGCAATAGGATATTCCAAGTCCGAGATTATATGCAAAGAGAAACTGATATTTAACACTTTATCCGACTCAAtcaacaagttctttgaGGAAGCAGAGGGCGATATGAAGACTTTAACTGATGATAATAATTCTTCACAGGAGATTCTCAATCGAATATTAGAAATTATTCATGATCCCAGCGGAGTACAATCAATTCCGGATCTTTATGTCAGAAATGCAATACTGATACCACAGAGCAAGACAGTTCCAACTTCGCCGAGGAAACCACTTTCACTATTAAGCAAAcgaaaacttttgaaaacgGCTAAAAAATTCGTTTACGACGCCTACGTACCGAAACTTATGAACTACTTGCATGGTTGTATTCAGTTCATGACACTTTTCAGTACAATCAGAGAACCGCTGCCTAATCTACCAGTATCCAACATCATATCTCTCATACCAGATCTGGATGTAGCTAATCGGTTACGGAATGATCTCAAAAACTGTCAGAGCGACTTAGGTCTCTTGTCAAAACTGATTAAGGATaacaaagaagagctaTTATTCAGTGgcaaatttgatgatatttcGAATGAAATGAGTAAAATACTATTTCAATCGGCAACAATTTACAAGGAAGAATACAAGACAAGATTAAACAAACTGGTCTCTCTTAATACTTCCTTGGTGAATATACTCAACGAGCTACACATTGATCTAGAAAAGGAGATAGCTGGACAAGATAGGGAGATCATATCGATCTATTCACAAATCACAAATGTGGACCATATGGAAAGATACGTGCCTGTCAACCATCAGATAAAAGACCGGCTCCAAAAATTACTAGAAAACTATCAAGATATGCATCATAATCGacaagaaaataaaaatgAACTCTTAAAGAAGTGCCATCGTCTTTGGTCGAAGCTCAAAGTACCTCAAAATTACATCGAAACGTTTCTATCTCAAAACTCTGGGTTGTcctttgaagctttgagTAAAATCTCtaaggaattgaaaaagttggaggcaatgaagaagaagataataAAGACATTAGTAAATGAGTCGTGGGAAAAAATCGAGGAATTGTGGAGAGTATTGCAGTATGACCACCAAGAAAAGGCACAATTTGTACACACTTTTGAGACGATGAAAGAAATGGGTTCAAGTTTGGAGGATGACGAGAGATTACTTGAAGTTTGTGAAAAGGAAATTTGGGCACTGGAGGAGAAGCTGGCAGTCTATGCACCAGTGTGTAAATTAATCGAAGAGTTCAAACAATTACAATCCGACAAGCGTTCCCTGGAGGAAAGCTCAAAGGATTCATCTAGACTACTGCTAAGGAACTCTCACAAAATCCTgctacaagaagaaaaaacaagaaaacGGATAACAAGACATTTTCCAAGagttattgaagaattaaaGCAAGGACTATTGAGAATTGATGAGTTATTTGGTAAACCCATCATGTCAGAGGGCCAgaatttgattgaaataGTGACAAAACAAGGAGAGGAGCTTATGAGTAAGTACCCTAGAAGTAGAATTAATTCAGGATTGAGGAAAACATGCAATTCAACACTTCAGAAGAACACAGGAAAAATTCTGAAGCCACGTCTTAGAGAAAATCCACGTCCAAGGGAGACCAGAATTGACAGAAGCATCTCTCATAACTGCATCTCTGAAAACGATATAATTACCTTTCATCAGACCCCAATAATGAAAAAACCTGTTGTTACCCATCAGCAGAAACAACTTTGGGACACGGTAGAAAGCAATTCCAACTGCACAAGTGTAACACGAAATGTAAGCATTTCCAGTCCTTCAAGGCCTCTCCGAAGGCTTCTCCCACCCAAAGTGGTCTCAAGGAAGAACCAGACTAAAATTCCCGagctgaaattgaagagacatGAAAGTTCAACCTTGGATTCATCTCCTCTTTCGAGATCAATGCCACCCAACGCGAAAGTAGAGTTGATACGCCCCACAAGGATGTTCCCGATATCTCCCAACCGCATCAATCGACAAAGAAGCCAGATTCCCatgttttcaaaagtaCAATCTACTATAAGCGACCAGGTTACTGAAATCAATGGGAAGGAAAATATCGTTGACTCAACTCCAAGGCTCGAGACAAAATACAGAAAGGGGGAATTTATGAACTTTAGCAGTCCCTATAGAGAACCCAATAACAGCGTGTACAAAATTTCAGTATCCCCCAACGGCAAGTGCATGTTAAATATTGGACAGGAAAATA
This DNA window, taken from Torulaspora delbrueckii CBS 1146 chromosome 2, complete genome, encodes the following:
- the ASE1 gene encoding Ase1p (similar to Saccharomyces cerevisiae ASE1 (YOR058C); ancestral locus Anc_5.658), which translates into the protein MASISTSPSSLEVMKISSYNNGSPTTTVTTSTNNLASLLRTPSAMKRSDRTYDSKNCMKLTPVNLKCLVSPIRHSSQAEENVTRQSFMHDDVYKENFTIISKQLEKLLEDLNVIFNAIGYSKSEIICKEKLIFNTLSDSINKFFEEAEGDMKTLTDDNNSSQEILNRILEIIHDPSGVQSIPDLYVRNAILIPQSKTVPTSPRKPLSLLSKRKLLKTAKKFVYDAYVPKLMNYLHGCIQFMTLFSTIREPLPNLPVSNIISLIPDLDVANRLRNDLKNCQSDLGLLSKLIKDNKEELLFSGKFDDISNEMSKILFQSATIYKEEYKTRLNKLVSLNTSLVNILNELHIDLEKEIAGQDREIISIYSQITNVDHMERYVPVNHQIKDRLQKLLENYQDMHHNRQENKNELLKKCHRLWSKLKVPQNYIETFLSQNSGLSFEALSKISKELKKLEAMKKKIIKTLVNESWEKIEELWRVLQYDHQEKAQFVHTFETMKEMGSSLEDDERLLEVCEKEIWALEEKLAVYAPVCKLIEEFKQLQSDKRSLEESSKDSSRLLLRNSHKILLQEEKTRKRITRHFPRVIEELKQGLLRIDELFGKPIMSEGQNLIEIVTKQGEELMSKYPRSRINSGLRKTCNSTLQKNTGKILKPRLRENPRPRETRIDRSISHNCISENDIITFHQTPIMKKPVVTHQQKQLWDTVESNSNCTSVTRNVSISSPSRPLRRLLPPKVVSRKNQTKIPELKLKRHESSTLDSSPLSRSMPPNAKVELIRPTRMFPISPNRINRQRSQIPMFSKVQSTISDQVTEINGKENIVDSTPRLETKYRKGEFMNFSSPYREPNNSVYKISVSPNGKCMLNIGQENIDSAFEDTSIMDVEDDRDFLTWKNEQILKINEQPQDK